One genomic region from Zalophus californianus isolate mZalCal1 chromosome 14, mZalCal1.pri.v2, whole genome shotgun sequence encodes:
- the CIDEA gene encoding cell death activator CIDE-A isoform X1 yields MDTARDYAGALLRPLTFMGSQTKRVLLTPLIHSARPFRVSNHDRSSRRGVMANSLKELLSKTLEALVITSGLVNLVLEEDGTVVDTEEFFQTLEDNTHFMILEKGQKWTPGGNYVSALQQPKKAGIARVTFDLYKLNPKDVIGCLNVKATMYEMYSVSYDIRCTGVKALLRSLLRFLSHAAQVTGQLLIYTGSYMLQLLGDTEEQAPRRSHSRRGVTCR; encoded by the exons ATGGACACCGCCCGCGACTACGCGGGAGCCCTCCTCAG GCCCCTGACATTTATGGGATCACAGACCAAGAGAGTCCTACTAACTCCCCTCATTCACTCGGCTCGCCCTTTCCGGGTCTCCAACCATGACAGAAGCAGCCGGCGAGGGGTGATGGCCAACAGTCTGAAGGAGCTCCTCAGCAAG ACGCTGGAAGCCTTAGTTATCACCAGCGGATTAGTCAATTTGGTGCTGGAAGAAGATGGAACAGTGGTGGATACCGAAGAGTTCTTTCAGACCTTAGAAGACAACACACATTTCATGATCTTGGAGAAAGGGCAGAAGTGGACACCG GGTGGCAACTATGTCTCAGCTCTCCAGCAGCCAAAGAAGGCGGGAATAGCAAGAGTCACCTTCGACTTGTACAAGCTGAACCCCAAGGACGTCATTGGTTGCCTCAACGTGAAGGCCACCATGTATGAGATGTACTCGGTGTCCTATGACATCCGGTGTACGGGAGTCAAGGCCCTGCTGAG GAGCCTGCTGCGGTTCCTGTCCCATGCTGCCCAGGTGACTGGACAGTTGCTCATCTACACTGGCTCGTACATGCTCCAACTTCTGGGTGACACAGAAGAGCAGGCTCCTCGCAGGTCACACTCCAGACGGGGGGTCACGTGCAGATGA
- the CIDEA gene encoding cell death activator CIDE-A isoform X3, which translates to MELPLTFMGSQTKRVLLTPLIHSARPFRVSNHDRSSRRGVMANSLKELLSKTLEALVITSGLVNLVLEEDGTVVDTEEFFQTLEDNTHFMILEKGQKWTPGGNYVSALQQPKKAGIARVTFDLYKLNPKDVIGCLNVKATMYEMYSVSYDIRCTGVKALLRSLLRFLSHAAQVTGQLLIYTGSYMLQLLGDTEEQAPRRSHSRRGVTCR; encoded by the exons ATGGAACT GCCCCTGACATTTATGGGATCACAGACCAAGAGAGTCCTACTAACTCCCCTCATTCACTCGGCTCGCCCTTTCCGGGTCTCCAACCATGACAGAAGCAGCCGGCGAGGGGTGATGGCCAACAGTCTGAAGGAGCTCCTCAGCAAG ACGCTGGAAGCCTTAGTTATCACCAGCGGATTAGTCAATTTGGTGCTGGAAGAAGATGGAACAGTGGTGGATACCGAAGAGTTCTTTCAGACCTTAGAAGACAACACACATTTCATGATCTTGGAGAAAGGGCAGAAGTGGACACCG GGTGGCAACTATGTCTCAGCTCTCCAGCAGCCAAAGAAGGCGGGAATAGCAAGAGTCACCTTCGACTTGTACAAGCTGAACCCCAAGGACGTCATTGGTTGCCTCAACGTGAAGGCCACCATGTATGAGATGTACTCGGTGTCCTATGACATCCGGTGTACGGGAGTCAAGGCCCTGCTGAG GAGCCTGCTGCGGTTCCTGTCCCATGCTGCCCAGGTGACTGGACAGTTGCTCATCTACACTGGCTCGTACATGCTCCAACTTCTGGGTGACACAGAAGAGCAGGCTCCTCGCAGGTCACACTCCAGACGGGGGGTCACGTGCAGATGA
- the CIDEA gene encoding cell death activator CIDE-A isoform X2: protein MGHLNQRPLTFMGSQTKRVLLTPLIHSARPFRVSNHDRSSRRGVMANSLKELLSKTLEALVITSGLVNLVLEEDGTVVDTEEFFQTLEDNTHFMILEKGQKWTPGGNYVSALQQPKKAGIARVTFDLYKLNPKDVIGCLNVKATMYEMYSVSYDIRCTGVKALLRSLLRFLSHAAQVTGQLLIYTGSYMLQLLGDTEEQAPRRSHSRRGVTCR, encoded by the exons ATGGGGCACCTGAATCAGAG GCCCCTGACATTTATGGGATCACAGACCAAGAGAGTCCTACTAACTCCCCTCATTCACTCGGCTCGCCCTTTCCGGGTCTCCAACCATGACAGAAGCAGCCGGCGAGGGGTGATGGCCAACAGTCTGAAGGAGCTCCTCAGCAAG ACGCTGGAAGCCTTAGTTATCACCAGCGGATTAGTCAATTTGGTGCTGGAAGAAGATGGAACAGTGGTGGATACCGAAGAGTTCTTTCAGACCTTAGAAGACAACACACATTTCATGATCTTGGAGAAAGGGCAGAAGTGGACACCG GGTGGCAACTATGTCTCAGCTCTCCAGCAGCCAAAGAAGGCGGGAATAGCAAGAGTCACCTTCGACTTGTACAAGCTGAACCCCAAGGACGTCATTGGTTGCCTCAACGTGAAGGCCACCATGTATGAGATGTACTCGGTGTCCTATGACATCCGGTGTACGGGAGTCAAGGCCCTGCTGAG GAGCCTGCTGCGGTTCCTGTCCCATGCTGCCCAGGTGACTGGACAGTTGCTCATCTACACTGGCTCGTACATGCTCCAACTTCTGGGTGACACAGAAGAGCAGGCTCCTCGCAGGTCACACTCCAGACGGGGGGTCACGTGCAGATGA